A stretch of Deltaproteobacteria bacterium CG2_30_66_27 DNA encodes these proteins:
- a CDS encoding excinuclease ABC subunit A, with translation MALDRIIVRGARAHNLKNIDVEIPRDRLVVITGVSGSGKSSLAFDTIYAEGQRRYVESLSAYARQFLEQMEKPDVDVIEGLSPAISIEQKSVGKNPRSTVGTVTEIYDYLRLLFASIGRVHCPSCGKEIRRQTVTQIVDAVMAMGDGARVQLWAPIVRGRKGEYRKELAKLSRDGFSRVVVDGETRDPAEPIPLDKQRKHDIDVVVDRLKVSEGTRGRLADSVALCLKLSEGLVRVVDAQGNGTICSEKFACPDCGVSLPEVAPRLFSFNSPHGACPECDGLGSTIYFDPDLVVPDPGKSIRQGAIDPWSRRTQIFYRQTLASLSSHFRFSLDVPFGKLPERVRRLVLFGSGGESIRFALEEGERQFSFTKPFEGVVNNLERRYRETDSEDVREELSRYMNNRPCRACGGARLKKEALCVTVGGKGIDAATGLPVGEALAFFRDLPLSAREEEIASRILKEIRSRLTFLVNVGLAYLTLSRASSTLSGGEGQRIRLATQIGASLMGVLYILDEPSIGLHQRDNRRLLSTLTRLRDMGNTVLVVEHDEETIRTADYVIDMGPGAGEHGGHVVAAGPPEEIVRCEASLTGQYLAGKKEIPVPRERRRPNGHGLRLEGCRANNLKGIDVTIPLGVITCVTGVSGSGKSTLILDTLYKALAQKLTGGRERPGEHRSLTGLEHVDKVIHIDQSPIGRTPRSNPATYSGVFAPIRDLFAMLPESKSRGYRPGRYSFNVKGGRCEVCEGGGIIKIEMHFMPDVYVTCEECRGRRYNRETLEVAYKGKSVADVLEMTVDQALDFLRPIPSIRHKLETLSRVGLGYIRLGQSATTLSGGEAQRVKLARELSRRATGKTVYLLDEPTTGLHFDDISKLLSVLHLFADAGNTVIIIEHNLDVIKSADHIIDLGPEGGDAGGEVVACGTPEEVAGNPRSFTGHFLRRVLNFPASAG, from the coding sequence GTGGCTCTCGACCGGATCATCGTGCGAGGCGCCCGCGCGCACAACCTGAAGAACATCGACGTCGAGATCCCCCGCGACCGGCTCGTCGTGATCACCGGGGTCTCGGGCTCCGGGAAGTCGTCGCTCGCCTTCGACACGATCTACGCGGAGGGGCAGCGGCGGTACGTGGAGTCGCTCTCCGCCTACGCCCGCCAGTTCCTCGAGCAGATGGAGAAGCCCGACGTCGACGTGATCGAGGGGCTCTCCCCCGCCATCTCGATCGAGCAGAAGTCGGTCGGGAAGAACCCCCGCTCCACCGTCGGGACGGTCACCGAGATCTACGACTACCTGCGGCTGCTGTTCGCCTCGATCGGGCGGGTCCACTGCCCCTCCTGCGGGAAGGAGATCCGCCGGCAGACGGTGACGCAGATCGTCGACGCCGTGATGGCGATGGGGGACGGCGCGCGGGTCCAGCTGTGGGCGCCGATCGTCCGGGGGCGCAAGGGGGAGTATCGCAAGGAGCTCGCGAAGCTGTCCCGCGACGGTTTTTCCCGCGTGGTGGTGGACGGGGAGACGAGGGATCCCGCGGAGCCGATCCCGCTCGACAAGCAGCGCAAGCACGACATCGACGTCGTCGTGGACCGGTTGAAGGTCTCGGAAGGGACGCGCGGCCGGCTCGCCGACTCCGTGGCGTTGTGTCTCAAGCTGTCCGAGGGATTGGTCCGCGTGGTGGACGCGCAGGGGAACGGCACGATCTGCAGCGAGAAGTTCGCCTGCCCAGACTGCGGCGTGAGCCTCCCCGAGGTCGCCCCGCGCCTCTTCTCCTTCAACAGCCCCCACGGCGCGTGCCCCGAGTGCGACGGGCTCGGGTCGACGATCTACTTCGACCCCGACCTGGTGGTCCCCGACCCGGGGAAGTCGATCCGGCAGGGGGCGATCGACCCGTGGAGCCGCCGCACGCAGATCTTCTACCGCCAGACGCTCGCTTCGCTTTCGTCCCACTTCCGGTTCTCGCTCGACGTTCCGTTCGGAAAGCTCCCCGAGCGGGTTCGACGTCTCGTCCTCTTCGGATCCGGCGGGGAGTCGATCCGGTTCGCCCTCGAGGAAGGGGAGCGGCAATTCTCCTTCACCAAGCCGTTCGAGGGGGTGGTGAACAACCTCGAGCGCCGCTACCGGGAGACCGATTCCGAGGACGTGCGGGAAGAGCTCTCCCGGTACATGAACAACCGGCCGTGCCGCGCGTGCGGGGGGGCGCGGCTCAAAAAAGAGGCGCTGTGCGTCACCGTCGGGGGGAAGGGGATCGACGCGGCGACCGGCCTGCCGGTGGGGGAGGCGCTCGCCTTCTTCCGCGACTTGCCCCTGTCCGCCCGCGAGGAGGAGATCGCCTCGCGCATCCTGAAGGAGATCCGGTCGCGCCTCACCTTCCTCGTGAACGTCGGGCTCGCCTACCTCACGCTCTCCCGGGCCTCGTCGACCTTGTCGGGCGGCGAGGGGCAGCGGATCCGGCTGGCGACCCAGATCGGCGCGTCGCTGATGGGGGTCCTCTACATCCTCGACGAGCCGTCGATCGGGCTCCACCAGCGGGACAACCGGCGGCTCCTGTCCACCCTGACCCGGCTGCGCGACATGGGGAACACGGTGCTGGTCGTGGAGCACGACGAGGAGACGATCCGCACGGCGGACTACGTGATCGACATGGGACCGGGGGCGGGGGAGCATGGGGGGCACGTGGTGGCCGCGGGCCCGCCGGAGGAGATCGTGCGGTGCGAGGCGTCCCTCACCGGGCAGTACCTCGCCGGGAAGAAGGAGATCCCCGTGCCGCGGGAGCGGCGACGCCCCAACGGGCACGGGCTGAGGCTCGAGGGGTGCCGGGCGAACAACCTGAAGGGGATCGACGTGACGATCCCGCTGGGCGTCATCACGTGCGTGACCGGCGTCTCGGGCTCCGGGAAGTCGACGCTGATCCTCGACACCCTCTACAAGGCGCTCGCCCAGAAGCTCACCGGCGGACGGGAGCGCCCCGGCGAGCACCGCTCGCTGACGGGGCTGGAACACGTGGACAAGGTGATCCACATCGACCAGTCCCCCATCGGGCGCACCCCGCGGTCGAACCCGGCCACGTACTCCGGCGTCTTCGCGCCGATCCGGGACCTGTTCGCGATGCTCCCCGAGAGCAAATCCCGCGGGTACCGTCCCGGGCGCTACTCCTTCAACGTGAAGGGGGGGCGGTGCGAGGTGTGCGAGGGGGGCGGGATCATCAAGATCGAGATGCACTTCATGCCCGACGTCTACGTCACGTGCGAGGAGTGCCGGGGGCGGCGGTACAACCGGGAGACGCTCGAGGTCGCCTACAAGGGGAAGAGCGTCGCCGACGTCCTCGAGATGACGGTGGACCAGGCGCTCGATTTCCTACGGCCCATCCCATCGATCCGCCACAAGCTGGAGACGCTGTCGCGCGTGGGGCTGGGGTACATCCGGCTGGGGCAGTCGGCCACCACGCTGTCGGGCGGGGAGGCGCAGCGGGTGAAGCTCGCGCGCGAGCTGTCGCGCCGGGCGACGGGGAAGACGGTCTACCTGCTCGACGAGCCGACGACGGGGCTTCACTTCGACGACATCTCGAAGCTGCTCTCCGTACTCCACCTCTTCGCGGACGCCGGGAACACGGTGATCATCATCGAGCACAACCTGGACGTCATCAAGTCGGCGGACCACATCATCGACCTGGGGCCGGAGGGGGGGGATGCCGGCGGCGAGGTCGTCGCCTGCGGTACTCCCGAGGAGGTGGCGGGAAACCCGCGCTCCTTCACCGGGCACTTCCTGCGACGGGTCCTGAATTTCCCCGCGTCGGCGGGGTAG
- a CDS encoding glutamate-1-semialdehyde-2,1-aminomutase, translating to MIPGGVNSPVRAFGSVGGTPLFIESAKGATVRDVDGNTFIDYVGSWGPMILGHAAPAVVSAVKAAAGRGTSYGAPTPGEVGLAHLIRKAFPSVEKVRLVSSGTEAAMSALRLARGYTGRDKIIKFTGGYHGHADSFLVKAGSGVLTFGQPDSPGVPAALAKLTLTAAFNDIASVRALFAKNKGQVAAIFVEPIPGNMGVVPPEPGFLAELRALAKKHGALLVFDEVISGFRVAFGGAQELFGVVPDLTILGKIIGGGLPVGAFGGRKEIMDALSPVGPVYQAGTLSGNPLAVAAGIAALTELSRKGAYKELNAKADRLAEGMAKAFAASGVPTWTNRVGSMGTTFFQGGPVTDYVSAKRSDTKRYANYFHGMLSRGVYIAPSQFEAGFVSLAHTKRDIDRTIAAAKAVLATL from the coding sequence ATGATCCCGGGCGGGGTCAACTCCCCCGTCCGCGCGTTCGGGTCCGTGGGGGGAACCCCGCTCTTCATCGAAAGCGCGAAGGGCGCAACCGTCCGCGACGTGGACGGGAATACCTTCATCGACTACGTCGGGTCGTGGGGGCCGATGATCCTCGGCCATGCCGCCCCCGCGGTCGTCTCCGCCGTCAAGGCGGCCGCCGGGCGCGGAACAAGCTACGGGGCTCCCACGCCGGGCGAGGTGGGGCTGGCGCACCTGATCCGCAAGGCGTTCCCCTCCGTCGAGAAGGTCCGCCTCGTCTCCTCCGGGACCGAGGCGGCGATGAGCGCGCTGCGGCTGGCGCGGGGGTACACGGGGCGGGACAAGATCATCAAGTTCACGGGCGGGTACCACGGCCACGCCGACTCGTTCCTTGTGAAGGCCGGCTCGGGGGTCCTCACCTTCGGCCAGCCCGACTCCCCCGGCGTCCCGGCAGCGCTGGCGAAGCTCACCTTGACCGCCGCCTTCAACGACATCGCATCCGTGCGGGCGCTCTTCGCGAAGAACAAGGGGCAGGTCGCGGCGATCTTCGTGGAGCCGATTCCCGGCAACATGGGGGTGGTCCCCCCCGAGCCCGGGTTCCTCGCGGAGTTGCGGGCGCTCGCGAAGAAGCACGGGGCGCTCCTCGTCTTCGACGAGGTGATCTCGGGGTTCCGCGTCGCGTTCGGCGGGGCACAGGAGCTGTTCGGCGTCGTCCCCGACCTCACGATCCTCGGCAAGATCATCGGCGGCGGTCTGCCCGTGGGGGCCTTCGGCGGGAGGAAGGAGATCATGGACGCCCTCTCGCCGGTCGGCCCGGTCTACCAGGCGGGGACCCTTTCCGGGAACCCGCTCGCCGTGGCGGCCGGGATCGCCGCGCTCACCGAGCTCTCCCGAAAGGGGGCCTACAAGGAGCTGAACGCGAAGGCGGACCGCCTCGCCGAGGGGATGGCGAAAGCGTTCGCCGCCTCCGGCGTCCCGACCTGGACGAACCGCGTCGGGTCGATGGGGACGACCTTCTTCCAGGGAGGCCCGGTGACGGACTACGTCTCGGCGAAGCGGAGCGACACGAAGCGGTACGCAAACTATTTCCACGGGATGCTCTCCCGCGGGGTCTACATCGCCCCGTCCCAGTTCGAGGCGGGGTTCGTCTCCCTGGCGCACACGAAGCGGGACATCGACCGGACGATCGCCGCCGCGAAAGCGGTCCTGGCCACGCTGTGA
- a CDS encoding 4-hydroxythreonine-4-phosphate dehydrogenase PdxA, whose translation MLAKIAITMGDPAGIGPEVAVLAHARSELFTWCRPVVYGDPAIVRRAVQVTGASLAVVGEGDETGPGRIVVAARSSLDPDQVPFGRPSLAGSAAMAGYIRSTAEDVLSGKAAAIVTCPITKEGLKAAGVPFPGHTEFLAHLCGGADVVMMLAGDRLRVALVTIHVGLRRALELLSPALIEKTVRITDTFFRRYMGTPSPRIAVAALNPHAGEGGMFGDEETTLIAPAIAACRVAGIGASGPYPPDTVFYRAYRGEFDVVVAMTHDHGLIPLKLVHFDDGVNVTMGLPIIRTSVDHGTAYDIAGKGTANPASLLAAVRMAASMAEKRTEKR comes from the coding sequence ATGCTGGCCAAGATCGCCATCACGATGGGAGACCCCGCGGGGATCGGCCCCGAGGTCGCCGTCCTCGCCCACGCGCGAAGTGAACTCTTTACCTGGTGCCGCCCGGTGGTGTACGGCGATCCGGCGATCGTGCGGCGCGCGGTGCAGGTGACCGGCGCGTCCCTCGCCGTCGTCGGAGAAGGCGACGAGACCGGTCCCGGGCGGATCGTCGTCGCGGCGCGATCTTCCCTCGATCCGGATCAGGTTCCCTTCGGCCGCCCCTCCCTCGCCGGCTCCGCCGCGATGGCCGGGTACATCCGATCAACCGCGGAAGACGTTCTCTCCGGGAAGGCGGCGGCGATCGTCACCTGCCCGATCACGAAGGAAGGGCTGAAGGCGGCCGGCGTCCCGTTCCCCGGCCACACAGAGTTCCTCGCCCACCTGTGCGGCGGCGCCGACGTGGTGATGATGCTGGCCGGCGACCGGCTGCGCGTCGCCCTGGTCACGATCCACGTCGGATTGCGCCGCGCCCTGGAACTTCTCTCCCCCGCGCTCATCGAAAAGACCGTGCGCATCACCGACACATTCTTTCGAAGGTACATGGGGACGCCCTCCCCGCGGATCGCCGTGGCCGCGCTGAACCCCCACGCTGGAGAGGGGGGGATGTTCGGCGACGAGGAGACGACGCTGATCGCGCCGGCGATCGCAGCCTGCCGGGTGGCCGGGATCGGCGCCTCGGGTCCGTACCCTCCCGACACGGTCTTCTACCGCGCGTACCGGGGGGAGTTCGACGTCGTCGTCGCGATGACGCACGACCACGGCCTCATCCCCCTGAAGCTCGTCCATTTCGACGACGGGGTGAACGTGACGATGGGTCTGCCGATCATCCGGACCTCCGTGGATCACGGCACCGCCTACGACATCGCCGGGAAGGGGACCGCCAACCCCGCGAGCCTGCTGGCCGCCGTCCGGATGGCCGCGTCGATGGCGGAAAAGCGCACCGAGAAGAGGTAG
- a CDS encoding ATP synthase F0 subunit A: MLLPGGQHLYYVYAALFIAVFLLVASAVVVGGRKTEEMVIPDPRFTLRNLFELILGFLQQLAEDIIGHDYRKYLPLLGTCFLFILFMNLIGLIPGFLPPTQKMNITLGLALVIFLSTHYFGVRENGIVYFKHFLGPVWWMAPIMLPIEIISHLARPMSLSLRLFGNITGDHAVVAGFMALVPIVVPSIFMGLGVFVSFMQAFIFTVLSMIYISGAVTHAEEH, from the coding sequence ATGCTGCTTCCCGGCGGACAGCACCTGTACTACGTCTACGCGGCCCTCTTCATCGCCGTGTTCCTGCTCGTCGCATCCGCGGTGGTCGTCGGGGGCAGGAAGACGGAAGAGATGGTGATCCCCGATCCCCGGTTCACGCTGCGCAACCTCTTCGAGCTGATCTTAGGCTTCCTGCAGCAGCTGGCCGAGGACATCATCGGGCACGACTACAGGAAGTACCTCCCGCTGCTCGGGACCTGCTTCCTGTTCATCCTGTTCATGAACCTCATCGGGCTCATCCCCGGGTTCCTCCCGCCCACGCAGAAGATGAACATCACCCTCGGGCTCGCGCTCGTCATCTTCCTGTCGACCCACTACTTCGGGGTTCGGGAGAACGGGATCGTTTACTTCAAGCATTTCCTCGGCCCGGTCTGGTGGATGGCGCCGATCATGCTGCCGATCGAGATCATTTCCCACCTCGCGCGTCCGATGTCGCTCTCTCTCCGTCTTTTCGGCAACATCACGGGCGACCACGCCGTGGTGGCCGGCTTCATGGCGCTGGTTCCCATCGTCGTCCCCTCGATCTTCATGGGTCTCGGCGTCTTCGTCTCGTTCATGCAGGCGTTCATCTTCACCGTCCTCTCGATGATCTACATCTCGGGGGCCGTGACGCACGCCGAGGAGCATTGA